The Ziziphus jujuba cultivar Dongzao chromosome 3, ASM3175591v1 region aatatttcCAACTAAAAAACATTCTGGTGACAGATTTTCCTATTATGAATGCACCAAACCAGCAATTTTAGCGTCGCTTTCTAACGTCCATTCCTCGACGACTTATAAGCAAGTGATTCAGCAGCCAAAAAAGACTATTGCTTTATTGGTTGTGACACATCACAAAAATATATTGTATACCCTAAACTAACTAAAATGATCACAAATTTCATATTACggttataatttttgtaatatgattataaaataaataatatatgataaattaaataatatatttataaatttcataatatggctataatttttataatataactacaaaataaataacatactACAATCTAAATAATATGACcataattattataacataatcataatttttttaaacatgacAGAAAATAGATAATATATCACATACTAAGTAATATgaccataaaatatataatatgccataaattaatattatctaattatattttacatatttttgtataaatttaaatgattaagATTATATTATAGCTAATATTTGTAACTATTTGATGCTATAAGAACATTTAGTTAATTTTCTTCGTCATTATAGTAAgtaaacaataaaacatgaataaaacatgatgtattttttattataactaattgtaaataaagtttaattaaaactcaTAGTATTAATTTGTTACCTAACCTTCTTTTGCAACAAACacgattaataatatattttaaaattaacatacttaattatattaatttaatctaatTGGGCGCACTTAGAAAAATtgacataattaataatattagttATTACAGTTTCAATAAATTTATGGGACAAagtaaaggggaaaaaaattggtgaagcctgttaacttattttaaaattaacataattatttattgctgattacaaaaatcaaaattaaaaaaaacataaaacccccaaaaaaaaaaaattaattgctgGGCCATAAGCCCATGGCCAACTTTTTATTACCggctgcaatttttttttaaaagaatgatAATGCTGGAGCAGTCGGACccacaaaaagaaaagtcaaagagaATCATAATGAATAGTAATACTGtccaaatttgtttattaaaaattttgattaattgatAAATGGAAAATTACTGACAATGAAatgcattttcaaaattaaggccAGCCTCTTTGTCCTTGGCGACCAAAAAGAAAACCACGACCTAGGCAGACTCATAAATTCATCAGCAAAACATTTTCTACTTTTACTAGGATATTTACTTTTGTATATATTCACAAGTcctcttttatttattctttatatatataattattcatttatttatttcttaaggAATACTGTTGACAATTTCATTCCGACAAAAAATAACCATTTATGCaaggcaagaaaaaaaaaatgtaaataaatttctgtataGTAAAGTCTGAAATCTGTATCACCACAAAGCcctctatataataaaaagaaagaggcAAAGGCTACACTAAACAATCAAACTGCAAACTCCTATAGAAGTCCATGGCAACCGTACGTGGCATACCAATCTCCAATAACGTTGTTGTATGGCCACTTCAGTGTTTCATCATTATCCTAGTATTTGTTTGTTCCTATAATTCTTTAGCAATTCCATCTACTTCTTCAGCAACAATTAGAGAAGCTGATGCCCTTCTGAAATGGAAGGACAGCCTTGATATTCATCCCACTCATTCTCGTCTAGCCTCTTGGAATCTCAATTCCACCTCGTCACCTTTAAATAATTCTTCTTATCGCTACCAAAATAACAGCTCCTGCCACTGGTTTGGGATCATTTGCAACAAGCTTGGAAGTGTCATCAAGATTGATCTTGAAAGCAGTGATCTGAGAGGTACGCTTCAATATTTCAACTTCTCCTCTTTTCCTAGCTTACTCACCGTTAACCTGTATAACAATTCCCTTTATGGAAGTATCCCCGGCAATATTACCAACCTTTCTACACTCACCCACCTTGATTTGGGGAACAATTATCTCTCTGGAAACATACCATCCCAAATATGCCTCATGACAAGTTTGCGTTTCCTTTCTGTGGCTGAAAACCATTTAGATGGCTCTGTACCACCTGAAATAGGTATGTTGGAGTCTCTTGAGGTGTTTCTTGCTTATAACATCAATATTTCAGGTTCAATTCCTGTGTCCATTGGAAACCTGAGCAGCTTAACAATCTTGGCTCTTTCTGGTAACAATATAAATGGATCCATTTGTCATGAGATTGGACAGCTTAAATCTCTTGTCATGCTGTTTTTGTATGAAAACCATCTTACTGGCTCTATTCCTAAATCCATTGGACAGCTTAAATCTCTGTCTCTTCTTCATCTATGTCAAAACAATCTTACTGGCTCAATTCCTAAAACCATTGCAAACCTTAGCTCCctaaccaaaattttcttgttcgATAACCATCTTACGGGATCCATTCCTTTAGAAATGAACAACCTTACCAATCTTGAACAATTCCAATTGCAACAAAACTTCTTGTCTGGCTATCTTCCAGAGAATATTTGTATGGGTGGGAGGCTTGAAAGATTTTTAGCTAGTGATAACTATTTTGTTGGTTCTATTCcaaaaagcatgaaaaattgTAGTTCATTAGTCCGTGTTTTACTTCAAGGGAATGAACTAAAAGGAAATATATCGAAAGACTTCGGAATATACCCAAACTTGAAATACATGGACTTGagctacaataatttttttggagaaCTTACTAGAAACTGGGGACAGTGTCCAAAGCTTGCTATGCTGAACATCtctaacaataaaatttctGGCAGGCTCCCTCATGAACTTGGGGATGCTACTCAATTGCAAGAACTTGACCTCTCATCCAATCTTCTTGTAGGGAAAATTCCTAAGGAATTGGGACACCTAAAATTGTTGTATATTCTCAAACTCAACAACAATTCCCTTTCTAGCAATATTCCTATAGAGATTGAAATGTTATCTGAACTTGAGATGCTTGACCTTTCCACTAACAAATTGAGTGGACCAATTCCCATATATTTGGAAGGTTGTTCAAAACTACTTCATTTGAACTTGAGAAATAACATGTTCAATGGAAGTATTCCCTCCCAACTTGGGACTTTGCACACCCTCAGAAATCTTGATCTAAGTCAGAATTTGCTTGCAGGAGAGCTGCCTTTCGAGCTAGAACATTTGGATATGCTAGAAATTTTTAACCTTTCGCACAACAAGTT contains the following coding sequences:
- the LOC132803217 gene encoding MDIS1-interacting receptor like kinase 2-like; the protein is MATVRGIPISNNVVVWPLQCFIIILVFVCSYNSLAIPSTSSATIREADALLKWKDSLDIHPTHSRLASWNLNSTSSPLNNSSYRYQNNSSCHWFGIICNKLGSVIKIDLESSDLRGTLQYFNFSSFPSLLTVNLYNNSLYGSIPGNITNLSTLTHLDLGNNYLSGNIPSQICLMTSLRFLSVAENHLDGSVPPEIGMLESLEVFLAYNINISGSIPVSIGNLSSLTILALSGNNINGSICHEIGQLKSLVMLFLYENHLTGSIPKSIGQLKSLSLLHLCQNNLTGSIPKTIANLSSLTKIFLFDNHLTGSIPLEMNNLTNLEQFQLQQNFLSGYLPENICMGGRLERFLASDNYFVGSIPKSMKNCSSLVRVLLQGNELKGNISKDFGIYPNLKYMDLSYNNFFGELTRNWGQCPKLAMLNISNNKISGRLPHELGDATQLQELDLSSNLLVGKIPKELGHLKLLYILKLNNNSLSSNIPIEIEMLSELEMLDLSTNKLSGPIPIYLEGCSKLLHLNLRNNMFNGSIPSQLGTLHTLRNLDLSQNLLAGELPFELEHLDMLEIFNLSHNKLSGSIPSTFKELISLTFVDISYNLLEGSLPNIKAFIEAPFEALEHNKGLCGNNTSLKPCPMLKENNNKIIIIVLVMASISCILILLFIIVGVLFIRKKRERNMDEPRRTQATVTFFEAWCHNGKKVHEEIIEATENFSSKYCIGVGGYGSVYKALLPAGQVVAVKKFHDNGGVTSNEAFKSETDALTRARHRNIIKLFGFCSHTKYLYLVYEFMEMGNLAKILSDNVKAMELEWTKRLNIVKGLANSISYMHYECCPAIIHRDISSKNVLLDHKFEAHISDFGSSVSLDPESSNWTPFAGTFGYSAPELAYTTEVNEKCDVYSFGVVILEVIMGKHPGDIILSLLASSSSSSPLPTHQVLLKDLLDERLSPPTNQIAREVVTATQIAFACLQTRSQSRPTMKQVSEKLSTSLPLPEPLHLITLKQLFDPQCWTS